GGATAACGCAACATCCGCCAGATTGATATAGGCTTCCGCAAGGGTTGGGTTCGCGTCGATCGCCCGTTTTAGGGCCGTAGCGGCATTGATATACAGGCCCAATTTGCCGGTCGCGTAACCCAGGGCGTTCCAGGCATCCGCGTAGTTGGGTGACAGATCGACGGCTCGCGCGAACTGGTCGGCGGCGGCCGAATAACTGTCGCGTTTCAAAAAGGCTTGCCCAAGGTTGTAGCGTAAGGTCGGATCATCGGGCTGCGCTTCGACCGCAATCGCGAAATAACGGTCAGATTCGGCATAATCGCCGAGCTGACTTAACGCGACCGCATAGAGGTGGATCGCATCGAAACTTTGCGGCTGTCGCGCCAATACCGTGCGATACCCGGCGACGGCGGCCGCGATATTACCCGCCCGATGGGCCGCGATGGCATTGGTCAGATCTTGTTCCGCAAGGCCGGCCATTTAGGACGTCATATCGCAGCGGCGAAAAAGGAAAGTGGGGCCTTTCGGCCCCACTTCATTTCGTCCTTACGTATAGCGCTTAGAAGGGCAAGCGCACCCGACCGGTGAACGTGTGACCAACATACTGGTCGCGCAGCGTTAAATCGTAACCGGCGCCAACCGAAAGATCCTTGGAGTTCGCCAAGCTCAGGCTCCCACCAACCGTCGTCTCACCACGAGCCGGCTTCACGCCCGGCGCGGTGTAAGTCGTCGCACCCTGGAAGGGGCTGACTGCTTGATCAATCGCCGTGTTGTTCAAGCGATAAGTGTAACCAGCGCGCAACTCGCTCAACAGACGCATATCCGAGCTGTAGGCGTATGAGTGGTTCAACCGCGCCGACGGACCAACTCGGAACACGTTGCCGGAGGTCGAACCGAAGGTGCCGCGGGCGCCCGTCGACTCCGTATAGCTTTCCGTCGTAATACGCACCGCATCGGCGCCCAAGCTCGGCGTGAACGAGAAGTTGGAGGCCAACGGCAGAAGATAACCGACCGCCGCACGTCCGAAGAAAACATTACCGTCGTACTCGCCACGGCTGGCGCCCGCGCCGGCCACGTTACGGTCAGCCGTAAAGTTCATCCGGGCATAACCGAGGTTGCCCTCAACAAACGGCGCACCGAACGAGTACGACCCATACAACATGCCGGTGTAAGTGTCAGACTTAGTCCGGTTGCCGGTCGTCGCCAAACCCTTCTGGTCGGTCGTCGCACGGCCATAGGCGAACGAAGCGCCGACAATAGCCGCCGTTCCAACCCGCATATCGGCGCCCACGGCGGAACCATAGAAGTCCGACTTGTAACCAAGCGAGTTGGCTCGAGCGTCCTGATCGCCGGTACCACCGAGCGCTTGAATCCACACATAACGACCGCGCGCTGCATCACCGGATGTGGCCATACCCGCCGCCGACTCGCCGGCGGACGCCATGTTGGTAGCGTCCCCAAGGCGAATTGCCGCCAAGCGGGTCTGAACCGGTGTGGCCACGACATTGACGACATTGGTCGCCGTCGACGTCGAAGATTCAGCCGAACGCGCGGTCGACGGGGCAACAGTTTCGAGCAGAGGCGTATTGATCGAGCCGTTGCTAACGACCGCAGAGCGGATCGAGTCAGCCGTGCTGTTCTGCACCGCGCCGGTACCCAGCAAGCTAGTCACCGTAGATTGCTGCGTCGTCGATATGGAACCGCCGGTCGTAGTCACCGCCGATACGTTAAATGCGCCGACGGTAATGCTGATATTGCCGCCGGCCAAGGCCGTCGCCGTCACCGAGTAGCCCGAAACCGAACTGGTGACCGTCGGCGTTCCGGTGCCCGCGTTGGCGTTGGTGACGATGTTCGTATACGTGCCCACCGCCGCCGCCGGATTGTTGGTCGGCAGAACGACACGGATCGTGCCCATCGCCGAGGCGTTGGTCGTCACGTTGTTGAAATTGACCTGACCGAACGTCGTACCGGCCGTCGTCGGCGAGGCGACCGAGATCGCCAAAGTGCCGTTCGCCCCGGACAACGTACCCGCGACCGTCAAGACCGACCCCGAGCCAACGCTGATCGTGCCGGTATTGGTGATGGTCTGGCCCGTCGTACCGAAGGTTGCAGCCGCACCAGTCAACGCGACGGTGCCCGCGTTCGTGATGCCCGCACCCGCTGGCGAGAACGTCGCACCGTTTGCCAGCGTCAGCGTACCCGCGCTGGAAATCGACGTGGTGTAGGAACCACCCCATTGCGTTCCGGTCGCCGTAACGGCGCCGGTGATATTGACGGTATTGGTACCGCCACCGCTGGTGATACCGTTCGTCAGTGTACCGCCCGACCAGTTCAACACGTTCGTGCCGCTGGCGAAGTTGATGGCGCCCGCCGTACCGGTACCGGTCACCGTGCCGCCCGCCACATTGATCGTACCGCCGGCGCCGCTGATACCGGCTTTGTTGGTACCAGCCGCCGTCACCGAACCGCCGGAAATGCTGACCGTACCTCCGGTATTCAAAATCGCAATACCGTCAGTCGCCGAAATCGTACCACCGGACATGCTCAAACGCACTCCGGCGCCGCCGAGAACGACAGTCGCCGCAGTCGGAGCTGCAGCGGTAATCGTGCCGCCGGAGATGGAAATCGCCAAACTCGAACCGGCCGCCGTATTGATCGCCGCACCGGTGCCGGTGTTGGAAATCACGCCACCCGACAGCGCGATCGACGAGCCCGAAGCCGTGTTCGACGCCACATCGATCGTAGCGCCGGCGCCCGTATTCGTGATCGTGCCGCTCGATTGCGACAGCGTGAAGGTGCCGGTCGTGTTGACGAGGATCGCGTTGGTCGCGGAACCGTTCGTCGCCGACGAAATCGTTCCGGTATTGGCGATTGCCACGTTACCGGTGCCCTGTACGCTTACCGCAGTGCCAGAAGCCTGGATCGTACCGGCATTGCTCAGCGAGCCACTGCCGCCGAAATAAACGGCCGCGTCGGTGCCGCCTTGTGCAGACGAACCACGGATCACGCCGCCCGAGGCGTTCGTGATTGCCACCGTGGTGCCGCTGACCGTCGTTACAGCCGAACCAGATGCGATGATCGAACCAGAGTTAATCAAGGCGCCCGACGTCGCAAAGTGGACGACGCCGCCGGTCGTCGAAGTCGTGATCACCGTCGCGGCCGAAGTCGGCGTCGACAAGGTGCCTGTATTCACGATGCTGGTCGTCGAAGCCGCTCCGGTCGAGGTGGTCACGGCCGTACCCGACGCATAGACCGCGCCAGAATTGGTGAACACCGTGTTGGCGCTGTTCAGGTTAAATGCCGGGGCAGCGACGCCGCCGCTTACGGTTCCAAGATTGGACGAGTTCGATGTTGTCGTCTGCGCACCCGCGACGGACACCGTCGCAGCCATAATCGCGAGAACCGACGCTCCGACTCTCAGACTCCGCATTTGCATTTTTTTATCCCTATTCAGGAATTTCGACCGTTTATGGCTGGATCACGTACGCGTCGAACGAACGCGTATCACGAAACTATGAGATGTATAGAAGAGACGTTATGTCAGTCGCAACAGAAATTTCGCGGCCAGATTGGAGAACGCGAGAATCGTCGCCGTCGTGGCAGATGTGCAACATCTAATAAAATATAACAGGATCAATTGTTTGATCTAGAAAAGTGCCTAAATCCTCAGCACTATGAAGATTGAAGAAGTCATATCGTATCGCGTCTCACTCCGCATGCACCGCTTTTCAACGACATACTGATAGTTGATTTTCAATTAACGTCTAGTTTCGTTACAAAATGTACAAATCGCAATAATAATAGTTAGTTATCAGGAGGCGGTGCGGATTAAATCTGACCTCTGGTCCTCTCTCGTGTCTTATCGCAAACTCGATAGACTAAGGTTAGGCCGCAAATCCGCCGGTAAGAAATGGCAATGGAAAATTATCTAGACATCAGCAGGTTTTGGCGGCTTTGCTGCATTTTGTGCATATTTTCGGTATCTGGATGCGCAACGCCCACGCCGGTCGAAAGAATTGAATCGGCCGATACCCAATCGCGGAGTGCCGGGTTCACGCGTTTACCGCCCGAAGGGCGTTTGCCGACTGTCGCATTCGTAAAGTCAGGCGCTGGCGCGGAGCTTGCCGTCTATTTTGAAGGCGATGGCTATGCATTCGCCACGCCTTATCTTGCGTCGGACGATCCGACGCCACTTAATCCCCTGGGGCTGAAGTTGGCGCTCGCCGATCGACGCACGCGTGTTCTTTACATCGGGCGGCCTTGCCAATTCAGCCCCAACATCGCGCGCACGCCGTGCGCGACACGCTACTGGACGACAGCGCGTTATGCCGACGAGATCATCCAGTCCGTCGAATCAGTGCTCGACGCCGAACTTCGTCGACGCCCCGCGCGGACAATTCACCTCGTCGGATATTCCGGCGGTGGCGCGGTCGCGATTCTCCTCGCCGCGCGCCGCCGCGACATCACGACGATCGTGACGGTCGCGGGCAATCTTGACCATCGCCTGCATACATCGACGTTCAATCTTCAACCTCTGACTGGCTCGCTCAATCCGCGCGACGTCGCGCGTGAAATCGCGGCGATCCCGCAGATTCATTACGCCGGCGCGCGCGATCCTATCGTGCCGCCGACGATCGCACGCAGTTTCATGTCGGCACTGCCCAATCAGGCATGCGCGACGATGCAGATCGTCGACGGCGCCACCCATGTCGAGCCTTGGGTCGATATTTGGCCGAGCCTGACCGCGCGTCGGCCGCAATGCCGCAACTGAACGCGACCGCGGTCTTCGGCACGATCGCACTCGTATTCGCGTTGCTTGCGATCGATCCTGTCGCCTACGAGCCTCATCATGTCCGTTGGATCGCCTGCGGGGTTTTCGCCGCGTGTCTCGTTGCCGCAACCGGCGGGCGCGGCCTTGATCCGCGCCGCGACGGCCTAACGCTCGCGACATACGCGCTGATCTGCGGCGCGGCACTTTCGCTGGCATGGTCCGCCGAGCCGGTCGCCGGTATCGCGTCGCTCGGGCACGCAATCGTCGCGACGCTTGTCTTTTTGTGCGCGCGCGCGCTGACGTCGCGCGCACGCGCGGCGCTCGCCCGGATCGTGGCGCTTTGCGTCGCGGCGGTGCTGACCGCGTGGAGTTTCGGCGTCGGCGCGTGGGGCGGTATCGGCAATCCGAATTTTCTTTCCGAAACGCTCGTTCTCAGCGCCCCGTTCGTAGCGCTCGCCGCAGGGCGCGAACAGCGGCGCGGCGCGCGATACGTATTCGTGGCTGTGACGATCGTCGCCCTTGCGGCAACGATCATATGGCTTCCGAGCCGCGCGGGCGCGGTGGCGGCGGGAATGATCGTCTGCGTATTCGCCTTCGCTTTTGCGCCCGTGGCGTTACGTAAAGGCCTTCCGATCGCGGCGATTATCGGCGCCCTCGCAATCGGATTGATCGTCGTCGACGGACGTCATTTGCACCAATCCTTCGACAGCCGCATGCAACTTTGGACCAACGGCGCCGCGATGCTCGCCGACCGCCCGATATTGGGGATCGGCCTCGGCGCGTTCGACGCGCTTTATCCGCTTTACCAGGAACGGCATTTGCGGAACCTGCCGCCGGATGCGGCGCCGGTCGTCTTGCTCGACCGCAAAAGCATCCGGGCGGGCGCGCTCCACAACGAAGCGCTGCAGTTCGTTCTGACGCTGGGCGCGCTCGGCGTCGTCCTGCTCGTCGCATTTGCAAGCATGTTCATCCGGCAGATGCAACGATCTTTCGCACCCGAGAACAGGCTCGAATTCGCCGCCGCCGCTGCAGGCGTGGCGGGCTGCGCCATCCTCGCGATGACGGGATTTCCGCTGCAGCTGCCGCACTCCCAAATTCTAACGGCGCTGTTGCTGGCGTTTCTCGTGCCGATGGCGCCGGACGCACCGCCCAAAGGACTCGCGAGCGCCGCACCGATCTTGCTCGTCCCGCTCGTCGTTTGGTTCGCCGTCCTCGCCTATGGCCAACATCTGTTGGGTCGGAGTTTGGCCACGATCGCCACCGATCCGGCCGGGGGGATGGCGCTCGCCCAGCGCGCGCGCCTTTTCGCGTTCGGCGATCCGGCCGCGAAAGCGTGGTCTTTCGTCGCGATCGTGCGACGCGCCGAACTAGAGCCGGGCTTCGTCCCGGAACGCGCGGCGCTCGATGCCGAATATCGAGCTTCCGATCGGCCACGGAACTCGAGCCTGTTGGTCTTGAGCGCGCGGCTTCAATACCTCGTCAATTTCGGCGCCGATCCTGCCGACGACGTCGAGGCCGAGCATCTTGCCGACTGGCTGACTGCAAACGCGTCCCGCATCCAGGACTTTTGGATTCTCGCGGCGGCGCTGAAACTAAAACGCGGCGATCCGCAAGAGGCCGCGCGGCGGATCGAAATCGCGCGCGGTTTGACGCGCCAGAACGGCGTCGAAGCGTTCCAAGCGCTGCTGGCCGGCATGGCGGATGCTGCGTCTGCGGAAATCGCGGCCGGCCATCGCCGTCGCTTGCCGGTGCAAATTCAACTTGGCTTCGATCGTGTTTGATTGCGCGCGCAAGCTCCTGCGCGGATCGATGCTTTGTTTGGCGTTATCGAGCTGCGCCGCGCCGCCGATCCCGATCGATCTCGAACTCGATGTCGATGCGCGCGCCATAAAGCGCGAAGCCGGCTGGCTGTTGGGCGTCCCCTACGACGCGTTCGTGACGGCGCGCGACGAATCGCCGGCGGCGGTACGGTCCGACATTGTCACGACCTTGCGCGACCCACTGACGGCGATCGCGCGGCCGCGCGCGCTGGCGCAAACCACGCTCGAATCGCACGGGCTTTCGGTCGTTTTTTGGTCGGGATTCGCGACGATGCGGTCGGATGCCGACCCGGCACGCTGCACGACGGCCGCGATCGTCGCCGCGATTGAAGCCTGGCTCGACATTGCCATCCCGCTGGCATCGACCTTCGGCGCGCGGCTGCCGTCCGACTTCGTCCGGGTCGCGGGCGACTACTTGGCCCGTGACGTGGAAGCCGACGCGCTGTTCGACGCGGCCCGCGACACGCCAGCACCATCGACAGCGGAGATCCGGCGATTGGGCGAAGCCGACGCGACATTGGCGCGACACTTCCGGGCGGTCCGCGACTGCGACTTTTCGGCCGAATTCGCCCGACCGCGAAGCATCGTCACACGCCAAGGGACGATATTGCTCGGGTCTTTCGGCAACGACATCCACGTGCCCGAGGACGACATAAGCTTCGTCTTCGACCCGGCGGGCGACGATCGATATCAGCTGACGTCGGTGTTGCCGGGGCGCGTGCGTGGGATCGCCGATTTGGCCGGCAACGACCGATACGACGAGCGCGGCGCAACGGTTGGCGGCGTTTCGCTGATGCTCGATTTCGGCGGCGACGATCGATACGACGCGACCGCCGGCGGCCAAGCCGCGGCGATTTTCGGTCGGGCGATGTTGTTCGATTCGGGAGGTAACAATCGATTCGCCGCCGGGTTCTTCGGCCAGGCCGCCGCATTCGCCGGCGCCGCGTTCCTGGTCGGCGGTTTGGGCGACGACGCCTATGCGGCCGGCGATTTCGCACAAGCCGCCGCGACGGCCGGCGGCATCGCGGCGCTGATCGAGTTGGGCGGAAATGATCGCTACACCGCCGGCGGCGTCGCCGACGCCTATGGGCGCGGCGGCGGAATCAGCATGGCGCAAGGGGCCGGCTTCGGCATAAGGGGCCGGGCCGGCGGCGGATTGGCGATCCTCAACGATTTGGCCGGCGACGACATCTACGTCGCCGAGCAGTTCGCCCAAGGGATGGGCTACGCGCTCGGCTTTGGCGTTTTGATCGACGAATCGGGCGCCGACGCCTACACCGCTGCGCGCTACGCGCAAGGTGCGGGGATCCACGGCGGAATCGGGCTGCTGGTCGATCGCGCGGGAAATGACACGTATCGGGTGGAGACCGCCGTCGCGCAGGGCGTGGCGATCGACAACGGTATCGGTGTGTTGGCCGATCTTGGCGGTGTCGACGAATTCGGCGCCGATCAACTGGCACAGGCCGGGACCAATGGCGGCGGGATCGCGGCGCTGATCGTCAAAGGCGCTGCCAGCTACAATCTGCGCACGTCCTATGCCGGCGGCAATTGGGGCGGATTGGCTCCCACCGCGTCGTTTCCCGGCTTCGCCTACGCCGATCTTGGGCCGGACGCGAAATTTGCGCGACCGCGCCCGAACAACGATCTCGACCTTGGCGAAGCGTTGACGCGCGCCAGGCCGGCACCGCAACTCGATTGTCCAACCGGCGTTGCGGATACCGGTGCTGCGTTGCGCGCGCGCGATTTCGCGATCGCGGCGCCGCTCGGGGGATCGGGCGCTTCCGAACGCGCGCGCTATCGCGCCATCGCGACGGCGCTCGTCGCCGATCCGGCGGCGTTGGCGCGGTTTTTGACGCCGCGCGACACCGCCGCGGCGATCGGCTTGCGCGAAGCGATCCGATGCCATCTGCGCGCGGACGCCGACGGCGCCCTGGCGAACGCCACGCGCAAGTTCTTCGAATATCTGTTGGCGAGCGGTCATCCCGCCGCGCCGATTTTCGCGAGCGTCTACGAAACGGCCGCGGCGGGGACCGTCGCGTCCGCCGTGACCGCGACCTTGGCGGATTCGCCGTCGTGCGGTCTGCGTATCCTGGCGGTGCGCCGGGGCGCCGCGGCAAAAGCCGCCGATCCGTGTTGGCGCGCGCAGTTCGTTTTCCATTTGCGCGCGGGCCTTCCGGCGCGGAGCTTTGCGCCATTGACGGACCGTCCGCCCGCAAGATAGAGGACAAAGTGATCCGCATCGTGAATCGTATGCGTCGGCGTGCAATCCAATGATCAGATTCTCGATCTCTGACGCGATTCTCGTTCTCGGCGTGCTGGTG
The DNA window shown above is from Alphaproteobacteria bacterium and carries:
- a CDS encoding O-antigen ligase family protein — protein: MPQLNATAVFGTIALVFALLAIDPVAYEPHHVRWIACGVFAACLVAATGGRGLDPRRDGLTLATYALICGAALSLAWSAEPVAGIASLGHAIVATLVFLCARALTSRARAALARIVALCVAAVLTAWSFGVGAWGGIGNPNFLSETLVLSAPFVALAAGREQRRGARYVFVAVTIVALAATIIWLPSRAGAVAAGMIVCVFAFAFAPVALRKGLPIAAIIGALAIGLIVVDGRHLHQSFDSRMQLWTNGAAMLADRPILGIGLGAFDALYPLYQERHLRNLPPDAAPVVLLDRKSIRAGALHNEALQFVLTLGALGVVLLVAFASMFIRQMQRSFAPENRLEFAAAAAGVAGCAILAMTGFPLQLPHSQILTALLLAFLVPMAPDAPPKGLASAAPILLVPLVVWFAVLAYGQHLLGRSLATIATDPAGGMALAQRARLFAFGDPAAKAWSFVAIVRRAELEPGFVPERAALDAEYRASDRPRNSSLLVLSARLQYLVNFGADPADDVEAEHLADWLTANASRIQDFWILAAALKLKRGDPQEAARRIEIARGLTRQNGVEAFQALLAGMADAASAEIAAGHRRRLPVQIQLGFDRV
- a CDS encoding autotransporter domain-containing protein; translation: MQMRSLRVGASVLAIMAATVSVAGAQTTTSNSSNLGTVSGGVAAPAFNLNSANTVFTNSGAVYASGTAVTTSTGAASTTSIVNTGTLSTPTSAATVITTSTTGGVVHFATSGALINSGSIIASGSAVTTVSGTTVAITNASGGVIRGSSAQGGTDAAVYFGGSGSLSNAGTIQASGTAVSVQGTGNVAIANTGTISSATNGSATNAILVNTTGTFTLSQSSGTITNTGAGATIDVASNTASGSSIALSGGVISNTGTGAAINTAAGSSLAISISGGTITAAAPTAATVVLGGAGVRLSMSGGTISATDGIAILNTGGTVSISGGSVTAAGTNKAGISGAGGTINVAGGTVTGTGTAGAINFASGTNVLNWSGGTLTNGITSGGGTNTVNITGAVTATGTQWGGSYTTSISSAGTLTLANGATFSPAGAGITNAGTVALTGAAATFGTTGQTITNTGTISVGSGSVLTVAGTLSGANGTLAISVASPTTAGTTFGQVNFNNVTTNASAMGTIRVVLPTNNPAAAVGTYTNIVTNANAGTGTPTVTSSVSGYSVTATALAGGNISITVGAFNVSAVTTTGGSISTTQQSTVTSLLGTGAVQNSTADSIRSAVVSNGSINTPLLETVAPSTARSAESSTSTATNVVNVVATPVQTRLAAIRLGDATNMASAGESAAGMATSGDAARGRYVWIQALGGTGDQDARANSLGYKSDFYGSAVGADMRVGTAAIVGASFAYGRATTDQKGLATTGNRTKSDTYTGMLYGSYSFGAPFVEGNLGYARMNFTADRNVAGAGASRGEYDGNVFFGRAAVGYLLPLASNFSFTPSLGADAVRITTESYTESTGARGTFGSTSGNVFRVGPSARLNHSYAYSSDMRLLSELRAGYTYRLNNTAIDQAVSPFQGATTYTAPGVKPARGETTVGGSLSLANSKDLSVGAGYDLTLRDQYVGHTFTGRVRLPF
- a CDS encoding alpha/beta hydrolase; this encodes MPTVAFVKSGAGAELAVYFEGDGYAFATPYLASDDPTPLNPLGLKLALADRRTRVLYIGRPCQFSPNIARTPCATRYWTTARYADEIIQSVESVLDAELRRRPARTIHLVGYSGGGAVAILLAARRRDITTIVTVAGNLDHRLHTSTFNLQPLTGSLNPRDVAREIAAIPQIHYAGARDPIVPPTIARSFMSALPNQACATMQIVDGATHVEPWVDIWPSLTARRPQCRN